In the genome of Quercus robur chromosome 3, dhQueRobu3.1, whole genome shotgun sequence, one region contains:
- the LOC126716812 gene encoding uncharacterized protein LOC126716812 produces the protein MATSQKWSIFIKSIDGTKEYKDKHFIADLFLKVVGEVGPQHVVQIITDNASVMKAAGSIVEAEYPHIFWSPCVVHTLNLALKNICAPKYSLQNEDAYNECNWIAQVSDEATFIRIFITNHSMRLAIFNSYSPLKLLVVAETRFASIIIMLKRLFQVKQNLRNMVVSEEWMSYREDDVGKAQTVRDYILNDLWWDKVAYILRFTEPIYEMLRVADTDAPILHKVYEMWDSMIENVKKEIYQHEGKEDYEESPFYDVVHNILIERWTKNCTPLHCLAHSLNPKYYTIKWIEEVRGRVAPYKDAEISVERNKCLKRIFPDPDDRQKVNVEFGLFNSLQAYDEDNMEDRWSYNPMLW, from the exons ATGGCTACATCACAGAAATGGTCAATTTTTATCAAATCCATTGATGGTACCAAAGAGTACAAAGACAAGCACTTCATTGCTGACTTGTTTTTAAAGGTCGTTGGTGAGGTTGGGCCTCAACATGTTGTCCAAATTATTACTGATAATGCGTCTGTTATGAAGGCTGCAGGATCTATTGTTGAAGCCGAATATCCTCATATATTTTGGTCACCTTGTGTTGTGCATACTCTCAATTTGGCTTTGAAGAATATATGTGCACCTAAGTACTCTTTGCAGAATGAGGATGCGTATAATGAATGTAACTGGATTGCACAAGTTTCAGATGAGGCAACTTTCATTCGTATTTTCATCACAAATCATTCTATGAGATTAGcaatttttaattcatattcTCCTTTGAAGTTACTTGTTGTTGCTGAAACACGATTTGCTTCAATAATTATCATGCTTAAAAGATTgtttcaagtaaaacaaaatcttCGAAATATGGTTGTTAGTGAGGAATGGATGTCATATAGAGAAGATGATGTAGGAAAAGCTCAAACTGTGAGGGATTATATTTTGAATGATTTGTGGTGGGACAAGGTTGCATACATTCTAAGATTCACAGAACCTATTTATGAGATGCTTCGAGTGGCTGACACGGATGCACCTATTCTCCATAAGGTGTATGAaatgtgggattccatgatAGAAAATGTGAAGAAAGAAATATACCAACATGAAGGCAAGGAAGACTATGAGGAGTCTCCATTCTATGATGTGGTACACAATATACTTATTGAACGGTGGACTAAAAATTGCACACCACTTCATTGCCTAGCCCACTCCTTGAATCCAAA GTATTATACTATTAAATGGATTGAGGAAGTTAGAGGCCGTGTTGCACCATATAAGGATGCTGAAATTTCAGTGGAGAGAAACAAGTGCCTCAAAAGGATCTTTCCTGATCCTGATGATAGGCAAAAAGTTAATGTGGAGTTTGGTTTGTTTAACTCATTACAGGCTTATGATGAGGATAACATGGAGGATAGGTGGAGCTACAATCCAATGCTTTGGTAG